One genomic segment of Paraburkholderia hospita includes these proteins:
- a CDS encoding carboxymuconolactone decarboxylase family protein, whose product MTQRINYFHQSPELSKKFIEFSNLLKDCAIEEPIRDLVNIRASQINGCGFCLDMHVKEATIHGERALRVHHVAIWRESTLFSPRERAALAWTEVLTTLPEHGVPDDIYERVRGQFSEKELSDLTFEVMAINAWNRANVAFKFVPGSSDKAFGLDKANLA is encoded by the coding sequence ATGACTCAGCGTATCAACTACTTTCACCAATCGCCCGAGCTATCGAAGAAGTTCATCGAGTTCAGCAACCTGCTGAAAGACTGCGCGATCGAAGAACCGATCCGCGATCTCGTCAACATCCGCGCATCGCAGATCAACGGTTGCGGCTTTTGCCTCGACATGCACGTGAAGGAAGCGACCATTCACGGCGAGCGCGCGCTGCGCGTCCACCATGTGGCGATCTGGCGCGAGTCGACGCTGTTCTCGCCGCGCGAACGTGCCGCGCTCGCGTGGACGGAAGTGCTGACCACCTTGCCCGAGCACGGCGTGCCCGACGATATCTACGAGCGCGTGCGTGGCCAGTTTTCGGAAAAGGAACTGTCGGACCTGACGTTCGAAGTCATGGCCATCAACGCCTGGAACCGCGCGAACGTGGCGTTCAAGTTCGTGCCGGGATCGTCCGACAAGGCATTCGGCCTCGACAAGGCGAACCTCGCCTGA
- a CDS encoding cupin domain-containing protein — MFRSKRTIAALLVMAGALTHQAHAEPPAAIVTPVMTKPLDDYPGKEALMIVVEYPPGAVDPVHRHHAHGFIYVLEGSIVMQVRGGKEVTLTPGQSFYEGPNDVHTVGHNASQTKPAKFLVLLLKDKGAPVLVPEK, encoded by the coding sequence ATGTTTCGCTCGAAGAGAACTATCGCAGCCCTGCTCGTCATGGCGGGCGCGTTGACCCACCAGGCCCACGCCGAGCCGCCGGCGGCCATCGTGACACCCGTCATGACAAAGCCGCTCGACGACTATCCCGGCAAGGAAGCGTTGATGATCGTGGTCGAATATCCGCCTGGCGCCGTGGACCCGGTGCATCGGCATCATGCGCACGGGTTCATCTACGTGCTGGAAGGATCGATCGTGATGCAGGTCAGAGGCGGCAAGGAAGTCACGCTGACGCCGGGACAGTCCTTCTATGAAGGCCCGAACGATGTCCACACCGTGGGCCACAACGCGAGCCAGACGAAGCCGGCGAAGTTCCTCGTGCTGCTGCTGAAGGACAAGGGCGCGCCCGTTCTGGTGCCGGAGAAGTAA
- a CDS encoding LysR family transcriptional regulator: MSDYAPRRSVTGADDPIASTFATSFAGVVSFLAVANEGSFARAGDRLGIGRSSVSRNVQKLEAQLDTRLFLRTTRSTSLTREGELFFENCQAGVERIVQALEEMRELRSGPPRGRLRIYSTPGFGRRIVAPLLRGFHAQYPDIALELLLNDRPADFTVDRIDVSFRDGRMEDSEIVARQLIPMQMIVCASPAYVAAHGLPRHVGELADHRCINLRTASGRVREWEFKVDGLPMRRQLHAPHTFNDPDLILQSVLDGQGIAQLPGYQVCDLLGDGRLVTCLTQYAPDDSGHYICYLSRKHLPARIRVFVDYMTEHTRALDLHCLTTMDAMSTVD; the protein is encoded by the coding sequence ATGTCAGACTACGCACCGCGCCGCTCCGTTACGGGCGCCGACGATCCGATTGCAAGCACGTTTGCAACGAGTTTCGCCGGCGTCGTTTCCTTTCTTGCCGTTGCCAACGAAGGCAGTTTCGCCAGAGCGGGCGATCGCCTCGGCATCGGCCGCTCGTCCGTCAGCCGGAACGTGCAGAAGCTGGAGGCCCAGCTGGATACGCGCCTCTTTCTGCGCACGACCCGCAGCACGTCGCTGACGCGCGAAGGCGAACTTTTCTTCGAGAACTGTCAGGCAGGCGTCGAGCGCATCGTCCAGGCGCTCGAAGAGATGCGCGAGCTGCGCAGCGGGCCGCCGCGAGGGCGGTTGCGCATCTACTCGACGCCGGGCTTCGGGCGCAGGATCGTCGCGCCATTGTTGCGGGGTTTTCACGCGCAGTACCCGGATATCGCGCTGGAGCTGCTGCTCAACGACCGCCCCGCCGACTTCACCGTCGATCGCATCGACGTGTCGTTTCGCGACGGACGCATGGAAGACAGCGAGATCGTCGCGCGTCAACTGATACCCATGCAGATGATCGTCTGCGCGTCGCCCGCGTATGTGGCCGCTCACGGCTTGCCGCGTCATGTCGGTGAGCTGGCCGACCATCGCTGCATCAACCTGCGTACGGCATCGGGGCGCGTCAGGGAATGGGAGTTCAAGGTCGACGGCCTGCCGATGCGCCGCCAGTTGCATGCGCCGCATACGTTCAACGACCCGGATCTGATTCTTCAGTCCGTGCTGGATGGACAGGGCATCGCGCAACTGCCCGGTTATCAGGTGTGCGATCTGCTCGGCGACGGGCGTCTCGTTACCTGTCTGACCCAGTACGCACCCGACGATAGCGGCCACTACATCTGCTATCTGAGCCGCAAGCATCTTCCGGCGCGCATCCGCGTGTTCGTCGATTACATGACGGAGCACACGCGAGCGCTCGACCTGCATTGCCTGACCACGATGGATGCAATGTCAACGGTCGACTGA
- a CDS encoding SDR family oxidoreductase — protein MKIVVIGGTGLIGSKVVKNLRGRGHEVIAASPASGVNTITGEGLSEALAGANVVVDLANSPSFEDAAVLEFFTTAGKNLFAAEKAAGVQHHVALSVVGTDRLAQSGYFRGKIAQEKLIRESGVPYTIIHSTQFFEFLGGIAQSGGDGQTIRLSPAYFQPIASDDVGAAVADYAVEAPRNGVVEIAGPDRVRLADMVQRFLDATHDSRKVVADTGARYFGAELNDDTLVPGTNPRLGALNFDAWFSQSQAAR, from the coding sequence ATGAAGATCGTTGTGATAGGCGGCACGGGACTGATCGGCAGCAAAGTGGTCAAGAATCTGCGCGGGCGTGGTCATGAGGTCATTGCCGCTTCACCTGCATCGGGCGTCAACACGATCACGGGCGAGGGCCTAAGCGAAGCATTGGCAGGCGCGAACGTCGTGGTGGATCTCGCCAACTCGCCTTCATTCGAAGATGCAGCCGTGCTCGAATTCTTCACGACGGCAGGCAAGAATCTGTTCGCTGCGGAAAAGGCGGCGGGCGTGCAGCATCACGTGGCACTCTCGGTCGTCGGTACGGACCGGCTCGCGCAAAGCGGTTATTTCCGCGGCAAGATCGCGCAGGAGAAGCTGATCCGCGAATCGGGCGTGCCTTATACGATCATTCACTCGACGCAGTTCTTCGAGTTTCTCGGCGGCATCGCGCAGTCGGGTGGCGACGGACAGACCATCCGCCTGTCGCCCGCGTACTTCCAGCCGATCGCATCGGATGACGTCGGAGCGGCCGTCGCGGACTATGCCGTCGAAGCGCCGCGTAACGGCGTCGTCGAGATCGCGGGTCCGGACCGCGTGCGGCTTGCTGACATGGTGCAACGCTTCCTGGACGCGACGCACGATTCGCGCAAGGTTGTCGCGGATACCGGCGCGCGCTACTTCGGCGCGGAGCTGAACGACGACACGCTCGTACCCGGTACGAATCCGCGTCTCGGCGCGTTGAACTTCGACGCGTGGTTCTCGCAATCGCAAGCCGCGCGATAA
- a CDS encoding alpha/beta fold hydrolase, whose protein sequence is MFSEPARRSLLAAAWIALALTAANCAQAAANTTSSRQNAPVAHVADQAMRVRTPDGDGDGTLPLYADRNIDAAEPHVTRVFIIVHGTLRNADKYFATGQQVLAAAGADATRSMIVAPQFLTTRDLRASQMPDSTLAWSEAGWKEGAPARRPAPVSSFAALDALLEHFDDRQRYPALSSVTVIGHSAGAQVVQRYAVAGRAEEALARDGIRVRYVVANPSSYLYFDDERPVSRGVFQHVDTQACPRAVEWKYGMVDPPPYVASQDAAQIEARYAKREVVYLLGMDDVDPRTHFIDRSCAAMAQGPFRLARGLAYFDYLQSRYPVGLNQRVVEVPGAGHDARRMLTSDCGMAVLFDGRMPSSCPGESDMPSR, encoded by the coding sequence ATGTTTTCGGAACCGGCACGCCGCTCGTTGCTCGCCGCGGCATGGATCGCTCTGGCATTGACGGCGGCAAACTGCGCGCAGGCCGCCGCGAACACCACATCGTCGCGACAGAATGCGCCCGTCGCGCATGTCGCCGATCAGGCCATGCGCGTCCGTACGCCCGACGGCGACGGCGACGGCACTTTGCCACTCTACGCCGATCGCAACATCGACGCGGCAGAACCCCACGTCACACGCGTATTCATCATCGTTCACGGCACGCTGCGCAACGCCGACAAGTACTTCGCCACCGGGCAGCAAGTACTCGCAGCTGCCGGTGCGGATGCAACACGAAGCATGATCGTCGCGCCGCAGTTTCTGACGACGCGCGATCTGCGCGCGTCCCAGATGCCTGACAGCACGCTCGCGTGGTCCGAAGCCGGATGGAAAGAAGGCGCGCCCGCGCGCCGCCCCGCGCCGGTGAGTTCCTTCGCGGCGCTCGATGCGCTGCTCGAACACTTCGACGACCGGCAGCGCTATCCCGCGTTATCTTCTGTGACGGTGATCGGGCATTCGGCGGGTGCGCAGGTGGTGCAGCGTTATGCCGTGGCCGGACGCGCTGAGGAAGCGCTGGCGCGCGACGGAATCCGCGTGCGGTACGTGGTCGCGAATCCGTCGAGCTATCTGTACTTCGACGATGAACGTCCCGTGTCGCGCGGTGTTTTCCAGCATGTCGATACGCAGGCGTGTCCACGCGCTGTCGAGTGGAAGTACGGCATGGTCGACCCGCCTCCTTATGTTGCCTCGCAGGACGCGGCGCAAATCGAGGCCCGCTACGCGAAGCGCGAAGTCGTGTATCTGCTTGGAATGGATGACGTGGACCCGCGCACGCACTTTATCGACCGCTCCTGCGCGGCGATGGCACAGGGTCCGTTCCGGCTCGCGCGTGGGCTTGCTTACTTCGATTACCTGCAAAGCCGGTATCCCGTCGGGCTGAATCAGCGCGTGGTCGAAGTGCCCGGCGCGGGACACGACGCGCGACGCATGTTGACATCGGACTGCGGGATGGCGGTGCTGTTCGACGGGCGGATGCCGTCGTCATGTCCTGGCGAGAGTGACATGCCGTCGCGGTGA
- a CDS encoding PQQ-binding-like beta-propeller repeat protein codes for MNRWHRSFSNLGRVRHVAILCLVTAICVSCSGGGSSNNASTNGGSGGSGSGSPSGSGGSGGSGNSGGTMAAATDVLTYHNDLARTGQYLAETTLTPANVNATSFGKVGFLSVDGKVDAQPLYASNVSVNGAAHNVVYVVTEHASVYAFDADSNAQLWQRSLLGAGETTSDPRNCAQISPEIGITATPVIDRGRGTNGVMYAVAMSKDGGGTIHQRLHAIDLATGAEALGGPTEIAGSYPGSGANSSNGVTVFDPQQYAERQALTLVNGNVYLAWTSHCDQGVYAGWVMAYNADTLTQTGALNLTPNGSGGAVWMGGGGMASDGTSLYLLDANGTFDTTLNAQGFPSNGNFGNAFVKLGAAPNLGVADYFATFDTVSQSARDADLGSGGAIVLPDLVDASGVTRHLALGSGKDSKIYVVDRDSLGKFNSSSNAIWQEIDGQLIGGVFTTAAFYGNVVYYGAVGDNLKAFPVSGARLATTPASQSAFKFPYPGTTPSISANGAQNAIVWAAENGSVAALHAFNAANLAQELYNSNQSGSRDTFGAGNKYITPMVAHGRVYVGTTNGVAVFGLLK; via the coding sequence ATGAACCGCTGGCACCGTTCGTTCTCCAATCTGGGCCGCGTGCGGCATGTCGCGATCCTGTGCCTCGTCACGGCGATTTGCGTATCGTGCAGCGGGGGCGGCTCGTCGAACAACGCGAGCACGAACGGCGGGAGCGGCGGCTCGGGCTCGGGCAGTCCGAGCGGTTCGGGCGGGTCGGGTGGCTCAGGCAACTCGGGCGGCACGATGGCAGCAGCAACCGACGTTCTGACCTACCACAACGATCTGGCCCGCACAGGGCAATACCTCGCCGAAACTACGCTTACACCTGCGAACGTCAACGCCACGAGCTTCGGCAAGGTGGGCTTTCTGTCCGTCGACGGTAAAGTCGACGCGCAACCGCTGTATGCCAGCAATGTGTCGGTGAACGGTGCGGCGCACAACGTTGTGTACGTCGTGACCGAACACGCGAGCGTGTATGCGTTCGACGCCGACAGCAACGCCCAGCTATGGCAGCGTTCGCTGCTCGGCGCGGGCGAAACGACCAGCGATCCCCGCAACTGCGCGCAGATTTCCCCTGAGATCGGCATTACGGCGACGCCCGTCATCGATCGCGGACGCGGGACGAATGGTGTGATGTATGCGGTGGCGATGAGCAAGGACGGTGGCGGAACGATTCACCAGCGCCTGCATGCGATCGATCTCGCCACGGGCGCCGAAGCGCTCGGCGGCCCCACGGAAATAGCCGGCAGCTATCCGGGCAGCGGCGCGAACAGCAGCAACGGCGTGACCGTCTTCGACCCGCAGCAATACGCGGAGCGGCAGGCGCTGACGCTGGTCAACGGTAACGTCTATCTGGCGTGGACCTCGCACTGCGACCAGGGCGTCTACGCCGGCTGGGTCATGGCCTACAACGCCGATACGCTCACGCAGACGGGCGCGCTGAACCTGACGCCGAACGGCAGCGGTGGCGCGGTATGGATGGGCGGCGGCGGGATGGCGTCGGACGGGACGTCGCTCTATCTGCTCGATGCAAACGGAACGTTCGACACCACGTTGAACGCGCAAGGTTTTCCATCGAATGGCAATTTCGGCAATGCGTTCGTCAAACTCGGGGCCGCGCCGAATCTCGGCGTCGCGGATTATTTCGCCACCTTCGATACCGTGTCGCAATCCGCGCGCGACGCCGACCTCGGCTCGGGCGGCGCGATCGTGTTGCCCGATCTCGTCGATGCGAGCGGTGTCACGCGGCATCTCGCGCTCGGCTCGGGCAAGGACTCGAAGATCTACGTCGTCGATCGCGACAGCCTGGGCAAATTCAATAGCTCCAGCAATGCGATCTGGCAAGAGATCGACGGTCAACTGATAGGCGGCGTGTTCACGACGGCGGCGTTCTACGGCAACGTCGTGTACTACGGCGCGGTCGGCGACAACCTCAAGGCGTTCCCGGTCAGCGGCGCGCGTCTCGCCACCACGCCCGCGTCGCAAAGCGCGTTCAAGTTCCCGTATCCCGGCACGACGCCGAGCATCTCGGCGAACGGCGCGCAGAACGCGATCGTGTGGGCGGCGGAGAATGGATCGGTGGCGGCGCTGCATGCGTTCAATGCCGCGAATCTTGCGCAGGAGCTGTACAACAGCAATCAGTCCGGTTCGCGCGATACGTTCGGCGCGGGCAACAAATACATCACGCCGATGGTCGCGCATGGGCGCGTGTACGTCGGCACGACGAATGGCGTCGCGGTGTTCGGATTGTTGAAGTAG
- a CDS encoding FAD-dependent oxidoreductase — MSNESTPSDAAPAREPATDANLFDGDLLEDPSVRDHPRHQQMFPVLSEAEIERIRRFGARSRYTTGALLYRAGSLCPGVFVLLSGKVRIVGRDGLGHERVIHTYTQRGEFTSDVTQLSNKPAVVDAHVVEDVEAILLRPDELSAMMISEADLGEKIMRALILRRVLVIERGQGVVLVGPSSSGRLATLQNFLRRNVFPNMTLDADKDAEAIALLERLTPQPDDFPLVLCPNGTVLRNPDEGQLASCLGLIPEFDPAHVYDVAIVGAGPAGLAAAVYAASEGLSVAALDCRAPGGQAGTSSRIENYLGFPTGITGQALAGRAFVQAQKFGAHIGIPCEVRALYCDKQPPVVELTDARRITARTVVIASGAEYRRPDVEGLERFEGSGVYYWATPIEARLCRKEPVLLIGGGNSAGQAVVFLASHVEHVHMFIRGASLEHSMSHYLIERILALPNVTLHTRIELTALQGDARLERVHYRGAGGIEGSMTTHHLFVFIGAEPNTGWLKTCGVSLDDKDFVLTGPDIPDAGLQSMSLQTSVPGVFAIGDVRSGSTKRVASAVGEGAAVVAQIHRLLAEARAAC; from the coding sequence ATGAGCAACGAGTCAACGCCGTCAGACGCAGCGCCCGCCCGTGAGCCAGCCACGGACGCGAACCTCTTCGACGGCGATCTCCTCGAAGACCCGAGCGTGCGCGATCATCCGCGGCACCAGCAGATGTTTCCCGTCCTCTCGGAAGCGGAAATCGAACGGATACGGCGCTTCGGCGCGCGGTCACGCTACACGACGGGCGCCCTGCTCTATCGCGCGGGCAGCCTTTGTCCCGGTGTGTTCGTGCTGCTGTCGGGCAAGGTGCGGATAGTCGGGCGCGACGGTCTCGGCCACGAGCGGGTTATTCATACCTACACGCAACGCGGCGAGTTCACGTCGGATGTCACGCAGCTCTCCAACAAGCCAGCCGTCGTCGACGCGCATGTGGTCGAAGATGTCGAAGCGATCCTGCTGCGGCCCGACGAACTGAGCGCGATGATGATCAGCGAAGCCGACCTCGGCGAGAAGATCATGCGCGCGCTGATCCTGCGGCGCGTTCTGGTAATCGAGCGCGGACAGGGCGTCGTGCTGGTCGGGCCATCCAGCAGCGGGCGGCTCGCCACGCTGCAGAACTTCCTGCGCCGCAACGTGTTCCCGAACATGACGCTCGACGCCGACAAGGACGCCGAAGCGATCGCGCTGCTAGAACGGCTGACACCGCAACCCGACGACTTTCCGCTCGTCCTCTGCCCGAACGGCACGGTGCTGCGCAATCCCGACGAAGGACAGCTCGCGTCGTGTCTCGGGCTGATTCCCGAATTCGATCCGGCGCATGTGTACGACGTCGCCATTGTCGGCGCGGGTCCGGCGGGACTGGCGGCAGCCGTGTATGCGGCCTCGGAAGGGTTGTCGGTGGCCGCGCTCGATTGCCGCGCGCCCGGTGGCCAGGCGGGCACCAGTTCGCGCATCGAAAACTATCTGGGCTTTCCGACGGGCATCACAGGCCAGGCGCTCGCCGGCCGCGCGTTCGTGCAGGCGCAGAAGTTCGGCGCGCACATCGGCATTCCGTGCGAGGTCCGGGCCCTGTATTGCGACAAGCAGCCGCCCGTCGTCGAACTCACCGACGCCCGGCGCATCACCGCGCGCACGGTCGTGATCGCGAGCGGCGCGGAGTATCGGCGCCCGGATGTCGAGGGGCTGGAGCGCTTCGAAGGCTCCGGCGTCTACTACTGGGCCACGCCGATCGAGGCGCGTCTGTGCCGCAAGGAGCCCGTGCTGCTGATCGGCGGCGGCAATTCGGCGGGACAGGCGGTCGTGTTTCTCGCGTCGCACGTCGAGCATGTGCATATGTTCATACGCGGCGCGAGCCTCGAACACAGCATGTCGCACTATCTGATCGAACGCATTCTGGCGCTGCCGAACGTGACGCTCCACACGCGCATCGAACTGACCGCGCTGCAAGGCGATGCGCGGCTCGAACGCGTGCACTATCGGGGCGCGGGCGGCATCGAAGGCAGCATGACGACGCATCATCTATTCGTCTTTATCGGCGCCGAGCCGAACACCGGCTGGCTCAAGACATGCGGCGTGTCGCTCGACGACAAGGACTTCGTTTTGACGGGGCCCGACATTCCCGACGCCGGGCTGCAATCGATGTCGTTGCAGACCAGCGTGCCCGGCGTCTTCGCGATCGGCGACGTGCGCTCGGGGTCGACCAAGCGGGTTGCATCCGCAGTGGGCGAAGGCGCGGCCGTGGTCGCGCAGATTCATCGTCTGCTGGCCGAGGCGCGGGCCGCGTGTTAA
- a CDS encoding Ohr family peroxiredoxin, whose amino-acid sequence MTKIEKVLFTGKTHTTASTHAGASRGHEERLDLRLSAPGNDAHPQHVFEAADPHPTAEQLFAGAWSACLITAIGLAAKAKKVALPSDLALDIEIDLGMTGNAYFLGARINVSMPGVARDVAEAVVHAADELCPYSKATRGNIDVAINVI is encoded by the coding sequence ATGACCAAAATTGAAAAAGTCCTGTTCACGGGCAAGACGCACACGACGGCAAGCACGCACGCTGGCGCTTCGCGCGGCCACGAAGAACGGCTCGACCTCAGGCTGTCGGCCCCGGGCAACGACGCGCATCCGCAGCATGTGTTCGAGGCCGCCGATCCGCATCCGACCGCGGAGCAACTGTTCGCGGGCGCGTGGTCGGCCTGTCTGATCACCGCGATCGGGCTGGCGGCCAAGGCGAAGAAAGTCGCGCTCCCGTCCGACCTCGCGCTCGATATCGAAATCGATCTCGGCATGACGGGCAACGCGTACTTCCTCGGTGCGCGGATCAACGTGAGCATGCCGGGCGTGGCGCGCGACGTCGCCGAGGCGGTCGTGCACGCCGCGGATGAGCTGTGTCCGTACTCGAAGGCCACGCGCGGCAATATCGATGTCGCGATTAATGTGATCTAA